One Papaver somniferum cultivar HN1 chromosome 10, ASM357369v1, whole genome shotgun sequence genomic window carries:
- the LOC113317111 gene encoding serine/threonine-protein phosphatase PP1-like isoform X2, with translation MDASVLDSIINRLLEVRNKPGKQVQLSESEIRQLCVVSKEIFMQQPVLLELQAPIKICGDIHGQYSDLLRLFEYGGLPPKANYLFLGDYVDRGKQSLETVCLLLAYKIKYPENFFLLRGNHECASINRIYGFYDECKRRFNVRLWKVFTDCFNCLPVAALVDEKILCMHGGLSPDLHNLDQIRNIQRPTDVPDTGLLCDLLWSDPSKDVKGWGMNDRGVSYTFGADKVTEFLQKQDLDLICRAHQVVEDGYEFFANRQLVTVFSAPNYCVVPWR, from the exons ATGGATGCAAGTGTTCTTGATAGTATAATAAATCGTTTACTTGAAGTAAGAAATAAACCAGGGAAACAAGTTCAATTATCTGAGTCAGAAATTAGACAACTTTGTGTTGTTTCTAAAGAGATTTTTATGCAGCAACCTGTTCTTTTGGAGCTTCAAGCCCCCATCAAAATTTGTG GTGATATTCATGGCCAATATTCTGACCTCTTACGGCTGTTTGAGTACGGTGGACTACCACCTAAGGCTAACTACTTATTCTTAGGGGATTATGTAGATAGGGGCAAGCAAAGCCTGGAAACAGTATGCCTTTTACTTGCTTATAAAATAAAGTATCCAGAGAACTTTTTCCTTTTGAGAGGCAATCATGAATGTGCATCGATAAACCGTATCTATGGGTTTTATGATGAATGCAAGAGAAGATTCAATGTCAGGTTGTGGAAAGTCTTCACAGATTGTTTTAACTGCCTACCTGTAGCTGCCCTCGTTGACGAAAAGATTTTGTGCATGCATGGGGGTCTTTCTCCTGACCTACATAATTTGGATCAAATTCGAAATATACAACGTCCAACTGATGTCCCTGACACAGGTTTGCTTTGTGATCTTCTGTGGTCAGACCCCAGTAAAGATGTTAAAGGTTGGGGAATGAATGATAGAGGAGTTTCATACACCTTCGGTGCTGATAAAGTGACGGAGTTTCTTCAGAAGCAGGATCTGGACCTTATTTGCCGTGCTCATCAG GTTGTGGAGGATGGGTATGAGTTCTTTGCTAATCGGCAACTCGTGACAGTATTTTCAGCACCTAACTACTGCG TCGTTCCTTGGCGCTAA
- the LOC113317111 gene encoding serine/threonine-protein phosphatase PP1-like isoform X1: MDASVLDSIINRLLEVRNKPGKQVQLSESEIRQLCVVSKEIFMQQPVLLELQAPIKICGDIHGQYSDLLRLFEYGGLPPKANYLFLGDYVDRGKQSLETVCLLLAYKIKYPENFFLLRGNHECASINRIYGFYDECKRRFNVRLWKVFTDCFNCLPVAALVDEKILCMHGGLSPDLHNLDQIRNIQRPTDVPDTGLLCDLLWSDPSKDVKGWGMNDRGVSYTFGADKVTEFLQKQDLDLICRAHQVVEDGYEFFANRQLVTVFSAPNYCGEFDNAGAMMSVDDTLMCSFQVLKPADKSRSLALKYNI; the protein is encoded by the exons ATGGATGCAAGTGTTCTTGATAGTATAATAAATCGTTTACTTGAAGTAAGAAATAAACCAGGGAAACAAGTTCAATTATCTGAGTCAGAAATTAGACAACTTTGTGTTGTTTCTAAAGAGATTTTTATGCAGCAACCTGTTCTTTTGGAGCTTCAAGCCCCCATCAAAATTTGTG GTGATATTCATGGCCAATATTCTGACCTCTTACGGCTGTTTGAGTACGGTGGACTACCACCTAAGGCTAACTACTTATTCTTAGGGGATTATGTAGATAGGGGCAAGCAAAGCCTGGAAACAGTATGCCTTTTACTTGCTTATAAAATAAAGTATCCAGAGAACTTTTTCCTTTTGAGAGGCAATCATGAATGTGCATCGATAAACCGTATCTATGGGTTTTATGATGAATGCAAGAGAAGATTCAATGTCAGGTTGTGGAAAGTCTTCACAGATTGTTTTAACTGCCTACCTGTAGCTGCCCTCGTTGACGAAAAGATTTTGTGCATGCATGGGGGTCTTTCTCCTGACCTACATAATTTGGATCAAATTCGAAATATACAACGTCCAACTGATGTCCCTGACACAGGTTTGCTTTGTGATCTTCTGTGGTCAGACCCCAGTAAAGATGTTAAAGGTTGGGGAATGAATGATAGAGGAGTTTCATACACCTTCGGTGCTGATAAAGTGACGGAGTTTCTTCAGAAGCAGGATCTGGACCTTATTTGCCGTGCTCATCAG GTTGTGGAGGATGGGTATGAGTTCTTTGCTAATCGGCAACTCGTGACAGTATTTTCAGCACCTAACTACTGCGGTGAGTTTGACAATGCAGGTGCCATGATGAGTGTAGATGATACCTTAATGTGCTCTTTCCAAGTACTAAAGCCTGCTGACAAAAG TCGTTCCTTGGCGCTAAAGTATAATATTTGA